One genomic segment of Acanthopagrus latus isolate v.2019 chromosome 14, fAcaLat1.1, whole genome shotgun sequence includes these proteins:
- the kcna1b gene encoding potassium voltage-gated channel subfamily A member 1: MTVVSTENMDETSTLPGHPQDPYPPDDDHDDHDCCERVVINISGLRFETQLKTLAQFPETLLGNPKKRMRYFDPLRNEYFFDRNRPSFDAILYYYQSGGRLRRPVNVPLDMFSEEIKFYELGVEAMEKFREDEGFIREEERPLPEKEFQRQIWLLFEHPESSGPARGIAIVSVMVILISIVIFCLETLPELKEDPSQRMQIVGNITVYYKPNVLTDPFFVVETLCIIWFSFELIVRFFACPSKAAFFKNMMNSIDIVAIIPYFITLGTELADDQDNKEGKGGGEQATSLAILRVIRLVRVFRIFKLSRHSKGLQILGQTLKASMRELGLLIFFLFIGVILFSSAVYFAEAEEKESFFTSIPDAFWWAVVSMTTVGYGDMYPVTIGGKIVGSLCAIAGVLTIALPVPVIVSNFNYFYHRETEGEEQAQLLNVSNQNLASESNSSRRSSSVVSKSEYMEIDEDMNNSIDNFREANLRTANCTAPSQNCVNKAKLLTDV; this comes from the coding sequence ATGACCGTGGTGTCGACAGAAAACATGGACGAGACCTCCACCCTGCCGGGACACCCGCAGGACCCGTACCCGCCCGACGACGACCACGACGACCACGACTGCTGCGAGCGGGTGGTCATTAACATCTCGGGTCTGCGCTTCGAGACCCAGCTCAAGACTCTGGCCCAGTTCCCGGAGACGCTCCTCGGGAACCCCAAGAAGAGGATGCGCTACTTCGACCCCTTAAGAAACGAGTACTTCTTTGACCGGAATCGCCCGAGTTTCGACGCCATCTTGTATTATTACCAGTCCGGTGGACGGCTAAGAAGGCCGGTCAACGTGCCGCTGGAtatgttctcagaggagatAAAGTTTTACGAACTTGGCGTGGAGGCCATGGAGAAGTTTCGAGAGGACGAAGGATTTATCCGGGAAGAGGAGCGGCCCCTCCCGGAGAAGGAGTTCCAGCGGCAGATCTGGCTCCTCTTCGAGCACCCGGAGAGCTCGGGGCCGGCCCGGGGGATCGCCATCGTCTCCGTCATGGTTATTCTTATTTCAATAGTCATATTTTGTTTGGAGACTTTACCAGAACTGAAGGAGGATCCCAGCCAGCGGATGCAGATTGTGGGGAACATCACGGTGTATTACAAACCGAACGTCCTCACAGACCCTTTCTTCGTGGTGGAGACGCTCTGCATCATCTGGTTTTCCTTTGAGTTGATAGTCCGGTTTTTCGCTTGTCCCAGCAAGGCGGCgttctttaaaaacatgatgaactCGATTGATATCGTGGCGATAATCCCGTACTTCATCACGCTGGGAACGGAGCTCGCTGACGACCAAGACAACaaggaggggaagggaggaggggaacAGGCCACGTCTCTGGCTATTCTCAGGGTAATCCGCCTGGTGAGGGTGTTCAGGATCTTTAAACTGTCCCGACATTCGAAGGGGCTCCAGATTTTGGGCCAAACTCTCAAGGCGAGCATGCGAGAGCTGGGCTtgctcatcttcttcctcttcatcggCGTGATTTTGTTCTCCAGCGCCGTCTACTTCGCCGAGGCCGAGGAGAAGGAGTCGTTCTTCACCAGCATCCCGGATGCTTTCTGGTGGGCCGTGGTGTCCATGACGACCGTCGGCTACGGGGACATGTACCCCGTGACCATCGGGGGGAAGATCGTGGGCTCGCTTTGCGCCATCGCCGGAGTGTTGACCATCGCGCTGCCCGTTCCCGTCATCGTGTCCAACTTCAACTACTTCTACCACCGGGAGACGGAGGGCGAGGAGCAGGCCCAGCTGCTCAACGTCAGCAACCAGAACTTGGCGTCGGAGAGCAACTCGAGCCGCCGCAGCTCCTCGGTGGTCAGCAAGTCGGAGTACATGGAGATAGACGAGGACATGAACAACAGCATCGACAACTTTAGGGAGGCGAACCTCAGGACTGCCAACTGCACGGCGCCCAGCCAGAACTGTGTGAACAAGGCGAAGCTGCTGACCGACGTGTGA